The genomic window CGGCCCTGCCGACTCGGCGAACACCAGGCCGACACGCTCGGCGAGGGATACCGCCGTCCTCGTCGAGCAGCGCCCCCCCGCTCGGGACCGGATGCCGGCGGCGATCGCCTGGGCGCTCACCGGGTCGCCGACGTGGAGCCCTGCGGACCGCAAACCTCGGCCGATCGCGTCGACGGCGCGTCCCAGTGCGTCGAGGAGGTCGCCGTCGGTTGCCGTGCGGGCACGAAGTCCGCTCCGTGCGACGGTCACCGTGAGGAGGACTTCGTGGCCGACGGTCCAGGGTGAGGCCCGGGACAGGAGCGCCTGGTAGTCGGCCCACGCGGCCGGGCGTGGCGGTGCCGCCTGTGCCGCCGCCCAGCGGGCGTGATCGCCCAGCCCGCGAGGCGCCGCGTAGTCCGACCAGCAGAGCCGGACGACCGGTGACCGCTCGGCCGAGAAGCCGGCCAGGACGTCGCCCCAGCCGGCCAGCAACTGCTCCTGGTCCTCTCTCGACAGGAGGACGAACTCGTCGCTGCCCACGGGGAGGACGGCGGTGCGCGTGTCAGCACGGGTGTCGGCGACGACGCCCAGCCCGTCGCGTCCGTCGCCGACGTCGACGCCGTGCAGGCAGGGCGGCAGGCGATGCGCCGGGGAAGCGTCGTGATCGTGAGAGGGCGTCAGGGGGGCTCGCCAGCGGTACTGGTTGGTCCGCAGGCGGGCGACGAAGCGGGCGACGACGGGTACCCACTCGACGAGCCGCTGGTTGCCGACCCGCGAGAGAGCGACGAGCGCGCCGATGACGACGGGTGCTCCCGCGATGCCGATCGGCGCGTCCACCGTGAGGAGGACGGCGCCGAGGAGGGAGGCAGTGGCGAGGACGGCGAGCTGGCCCGGGCCGAGTCCTAGGAACACGCCGCTGCGGTCGAGCGGGTCGAGGCGGTACGTCCGCTGCTCTTCCGGGGTCATGCGCCAGCGTCCCGCTCGTTGGGAGGCGTCGAATGGTCGGACCTGCCGGGGTGGGTCGAGCGCTGGGTCGCCCCGACGACGGCCGGTGCGCGGGAGGGCGGCCTCGGCGATGCACTCGCAGCGCCGCTCCCGCCGCTCGAGCCGCCGCCGCCGGACGCTGCTGGCGGCGCAGCAGCGCCCGCCATGCGGCGGGCGATCACGTGCTGGTACCGCAGCGACTGCACCTGCTGAGCGGCCCGCAGCGGTCCGCCCCTCACGCCCTGGGCGACGGCCGCGCCCTCGACGATCGGCAGGAGGCGCAGCACGACGAAGGGGCTGAAGCAGGCGAGACCGAAGATCGCCGTCGCCGCGAGGAGGACA from Acidimicrobiales bacterium includes these protein-coding regions:
- a CDS encoding SCO6880 family protein codes for the protein MTPEEQRTYRLDPLDRSGVFLGLGPGQLAVLATASLLGAVLLTVDAPIGIAGAPVVIGALVALSRVGNQRLVEWVPVVARFVARLRTNQYRWRAPLTPSHDHDASPAHRLPPCLHGVDVGDGRDGLGVVADTRADTRTAVLPVGSDEFVLLSREDQEQLLAGWGDVLAGFSAERSPVVRLCWSDYAAPRGLGDHARWAAAQAAPPRPAAWADYQALLSRASPWTVGHEVLLTVTVARSGLRARTATDGDLLDALGRAVDAIGRGLRSAGLHVGDPVSAQAIAAGIRSRAGGRCSTRTAVSLAERVGLVFAESAGP